CGGTTCCTGCTGGAGGAGACCTACGAGCTGTTCGACGCCGTCGACGGCGGTGACCCCGACGAGCTGCGCGGCGAACTCGGCGATGTGTTGCTGCAGGTGCTTTTTCACGCCCGTATCGCCGAAGAGGAGAGCAGGCAGCCGTTCGACATCGATGACGTCGCCGACGCGCTGGTCGACAAACTGCACAACCGCTCAGCGAATGTCCTTGCCGGACAATCCGTGTCACGAATCGAACAGATCGCCCAGTGGGAGAAGAACAAAGCCGTTGAACGCGAACGGCTCTCGATTCTCGACGATGTCCCCACCGCTCAGCCGGCGTTGGCGCTGGCGCAGAAGGTGGCGCACCGTGCCCGGCGGGCCGGTGTGCCCGAGGAGCTGATCCCCGACGCGTTGCGCGTGGTGCACCTCGACGACGGCCTCGACGCCGAGGTGCGGCTGCGCTCGGCGGTGCTGGCGTTCGGTGACCGGGTACGCCACGCCGAGCAGCGGATCGCCGCGCGCCCCGGCGCCCCTGACGCCGCGCGCGCGCCGATCAGCGCCGCCGAGTGGCGCTCCGCCTGGCCGAGCGAGTCCGCCACGCCGTCACCGCGGCCGCCGCAACCAGCGCCGTCACCCAGACCCCGGCCTGGGCCACCGTCGGCGTCGGGGTGAGGGCGAAGACCTGCCGCAGTGTGGCGCCGGGCGGCGACCACCAGCCGGCCCAGCCCAGGGTGTCGAACGCCCGGTGGGCGCCCCCGGGCCAGAAGCCGCCGTGCTGCAGGCCCCCGACACCCGCCGACAGGGCGCCGGCCGCCACCAGCGCCCCGACGGCCCCGGTGGCCGCGGAGCGCCCCCGACGGGGCCCCAGGCGCAGCCCGGCCACACCGAGCAGCCCGGCCGCGGCGGCCGCGACGACCCCCAGGGCCACCCCGGCCAGCGGCCACACGGCACCGGGGCCGGTGTAGCCGCCCAGATCCCACGCCGCGGCCACCGCGGCGCGCCCGGCCACCACCAGCCCCACCAGGGCCAACACCGCGCCCCGGCGGGCGCGCGGACAGACCAGCACCGCCGACAGGGCGATCCCGCTGAGCAGAGCGGCCACCGCGACCACGCCGGCGCCGGCCCGGTCGGTGAGCGGCACCGCCCGGGCCGCCAGGGCGAGCCCGGCGCCGCCGGGCACGGCGGCCCCGGCGCCCGCGGCGAGTCGGCGCACCCCGCCGCGGCGGTCCGGGCCGGGCACCAGCGCGGCGATCACCGCGAGCGCCACCGCCGTGCCCGCCGCGACCCGCACCCCGATCAGCACGCCCGCGACCAGCGCCGACGCGAGCGGCGCGGGGGACGGGCCGAGAACGGTCGCAACCATCGCGAAGATCCTTGGTCGGGGGCGGCAGCGAGGTGAGCAGGGCCGGGCTCGCAGGCCGACGCTATACCCTCGCGTAGCGAGGGAGGCCGGCTTCAGGCCGTGGGACCATGGTCCGGGCAAAAAGGGGCGTAAGGGAGTTCTGTGTCGACGGTGCGTTGGCTGCGGGTGGTCGCCGTCCTGGTCGTGACGGTGCTGCTCCTGGTGTTCAGCTGCTCGTGGCAGCTGAGCTCCCGGCTGCCCGAGGGGGTGCCCCCGCCGCACGGCGACCCGGTCCCGCCGATCAACACCTACGCCGAGGGACGCGGGGCCGACCAACTCTCCGACTGGGCCGCCGAACGTGCCGAACGGCTCAACATCCCCGCCACCGCGCTGGAGGCCTACGCCTACGCCGCCCGGGTCGCCGAGGTCGAGAACCCCAACTGTCGGATCCGCTGGACCACGCTGGCCGGAATCGGGCAGGTGGAGAGCCGGCACGGCACCTACGGTGACGCCTGGCTGGCGGCCAACGGCGACGTGCACCCCCCGATCCGGGGCCTGCGCCTCGACGGCACCGGCGGCACCCAGCACATCGTCGACCCCGACGCCGGCGACCTCGCCGACGACGACGGGGTGGTGCGCGCCCTGGGGCCGATGCAGTTCATCCCGGAGACCTGGCGGCTCTACGGGGTGGACGCCAACAACGACGGCATCGTCAGCCCGGACAACATCGACGACGCCGCGCTCACCGCCGCCGGGTATCTGTGTTTCCGCGGCAAGGACCTCGACACCGCCGAGGGGTGGGTCGAGGCGTTGCGGGCCTATAACCACTCCGATCAGTACGCACGTATTGTGCGAGACTGGGCTGCCGCCTACGCGGCAGGTC
This sequence is a window from Mycolicibacillus parakoreensis. Protein-coding genes within it:
- a CDS encoding nucleoside triphosphate pyrophosphohydrolase, with amino-acid sequence MTVVLVDAARPLLVPVQAAGLLIAEVAYTEELAAVAALLPAAHPVGVRPDAATLISSRPTHPAVTARLAAGATLIAAPESPRGARLLDAVAVMDRLRTDGAWEREQTHASLRRFLLEETYELFDAVDGGDPDELRGELGDVLLQVLFHARIAEEESRQPFDIDDVADALVDKLHNRSANVLAGQSVSRIEQIAQWEKNKAVERERLSILDDVPTAQPALALAQKVAHRARRAGVPEELIPDALRVVHLDDGLDAEVRLRSAVLAFGDRVRHAEQRIAARPGAPDAARAPISAAEWRSAWPSESATPSPRPPQPAPSPRPRPGPPSASG
- a CDS encoding lytic transglycosylase domain-containing protein is translated as MSTVRWLRVVAVLVVTVLLLVFSCSWQLSSRLPEGVPPPHGDPVPPINTYAEGRGADQLSDWAAERAERLNIPATALEAYAYAARVAEVENPNCRIRWTTLAGIGQVESRHGTYGDAWLAANGDVHPPIRGLRLDGTGGTQHIVDPDAGDLADDDGVVRALGPMQFIPETWRLYGVDANNDGIVSPDNIDDAALTAAGYLCFRGKDLDTAEGWVEALRAYNHSDQYARIVRDWAAAYAAGHPL